tcatgtcaccatgcctgtaatgcctgataaagcagcgtttgtgagcacagtgctgctttgcaCAGTGTTACCGGGGAAACTACTATTTTTACAGCTCCAAAAGCATCACCTcatggcaaagaatgaatttgcgtTTTCATTCagactaaaggcccgttcacaccaaaaacgataactataaagataacgataaagatatggTTCTATAAATTGTTCTCAATATTTAAGAATAGCAAACatcacaccacaactataatgataaagtcacagagaaacaatattgttaaaatcactttcagaatttttttttttttttcagctgatgagcgacaaaacattgacagccaatcagaatccatcctgctataatgatctcgagaatttaaagcggcagactcgcctgtgcttagaataaacagacgataataataatactgttatctttatagttatctttatagttatcgttcttggtgtgaatgggccttaacgCGAAAAGACCAAAAGTGGGCGGGGAATATGCCAATGTGTCATGTTtacgtcaacatgaaatggcttgggattcgttttaaaaatggcTCGTTTCaatgactcagagtcgactctttcttttgagagacctTTATACACGGTGTACTTTCatgtttaaaactttgcaggatgttttcattcacttagagctttGTTATACACTACATtaaaggtcatttaaaaaaaaacataataggggcactttcaTATTTTAGAATTGCATTATTATTTGCCGTGATTATTATGTTTCTAGTATTTTGCAACAATTCTTTTAATCCTATCTAATGCAGTGTGTAGCTTTTCATTTCTTAAACAACCATGCTGGAAGACATACCTATGTACATATCCATGCAAAACAAAGATTCATCAGGCTCAGACTATGAAATACTGCTCACCACAGAGTCCTGATGTTAACCCCTATGAAGGTCTTTGGGGTGTGCTAGAGTTGACTTTACACTGCCTGTCCAAAAAAAGTTGCACACTCTAATTTGTTGGACTGTCTTTAGCATTGATAACATTTTGCATTTGTTGTGGCATTGTTTTGACAAAGTTATGCAACATCACAACACTTATTTCCGTTATAAGTTGCATTAATTAAGTAGCATAATTAAAACGGCTTCCATAAGTTTGATATATTCTGAATTTACAGAATCTGAATATTACGAATCAATAACCTAGGATAATGCAGGTGTTTTCAGTTAACAAACCCATTATCTGACAAGGACTGCGCATGTGGACAAACACTGGAGTTAGCTTTCTGGCTCATGGGCAATGGTTCAAACTTGCCACCTCTCAGTCCTCAATTTTTTTCCCACTTGGAGTACTTAAGTAAATGCAAAAAACTTGTCCTTGGTTCACAAAATGATCAGAGGTTTCTTTGAGCAGCAGCTGGCATGTTTTCTTCGGTGTGATACCTTAATTGCCAACGAAAAATCAGGCAAGACAACTGGCCCATGGATGCGAGTGAGGTCAAGGTCTGGGTATGTTTTCGCAGCTGAATTCTTGCACACCTTATACACCCATCTTGGACACGCAGATGGCATATTTTCGATCTAATGATCCCAGGTATGCCAAAACCATAAAGTTCCAAAACTCAAGAACTCGACATGAGGACGGGCTCTAAATGTCTGCACATGAGTATCCATATTGAATCCTGATGTTTTGTTCGTTCAAATGTTTTCTCACACTCCTCCCTGCAAGTCAGACATCAGGACTGTCTTTCATCCTGCTCCAAAATTTTTGACTGCAATAAATCAGAAGTTTTCAAAAAGTTGGGCATTTCAAAGTAAAGTGTTTCCTTCTCTTCAGCATTCGACGTCAGACCCATATATCATTGTGGACTGctgtttttaatctaatttctTCAAATATCGGAAGAATTCGGTTTGTATTTCTTAATTATTAAGAGCTTTGCAGTTGTAAATTCTCAAGCAAACATGGACAATGGGCTCGAAATTTTAGTGAGTATGATACGCGTCTCACCAGTGCTCACACAGCTCAACGTGTTAATTGAAGAGAGTTGTGCATTTCTCAACAGTGAGGGGAGATGCTACGACTGTGAAAACAGCACACGAGAGGGGGAGCGAGGGAGATTGTGGGTGTGTTACCGCGTGAGAGAAAAAATAGgggaagggagggagagaggagagaaataaaaacagcacaagagGACAGCAGGCAGCACGGAGGAAAAAATCCCTCTGAGGTTCCATCATGTTCCTGCAGACTGTCTCCATCCTCTTCCTCTCGGCCGTCCTCTTCGGCTGCCTGGAAGGTAAGGTGAAACTCTCTCTCACATCTGATTGCGATGTTGGAACGGGGCGGTTGGGACCAGATCTGGGTGGGAGGGAGAGAAGCGTAATGCTGTGATAGCCAGACCGGTTCAGGAGCTTCGGATGCTGGAGGGAGTTTTCACGCATGTCTGAAGATATGAGGTGTGTTAAAGCATGATGGGAGGCACAGGAAGCTCCAAAAAGGAGTCCAAATTTGATTACGACACATGATTTCCTCTGCAAACTGTTGAGAAAGCCAGTTGATGCGCACAGTTTACCATACTTAAAGATGGGTTCCAGGTGTTATTCGGTGTTGAATTCTGCTGCTGGTTTGTGATTTCTGTCTATGCCAGGGAAGGGTGTGCAAATGCAGCGAGATGTTCAGTGCTGCATGCAGTACTCTTACGACAAAGTCCGGACCAAAGACGTCCTGAGGTATGAGATGCAGACGGAGGGACCGGATTGCAGCATAAGAGCCATCATGCAAGTATTCCAGGCATCCTGGAGCAATCACAGACATGGAAAATATTCCCTATTAAAGCTCACAGGCATTGCTGTCTAAGCAGGTCAGATTTTTATTACTGAGAGCGGTAATTGTCAGGCAAGTATAGAAAAAGAATGCACTCAGGCTGAGTGGACAATGCCCAAACTGTTTCTTTACCGAAGCCAATTTGGCCTGCGCTGACTTGAAGCGTAGCAGATGAAGAGATTTGGGATTTGCTGTATGTAAAGAGAGAGGTTTTGGAGGGAGCTCTCGAGATCTTGGCGCTCATGTTCTCACTTGTTTCAATCATGACAGATTGTACACCAAAAAGGTGGTGAAGTGCGCTGATCCAAGGGACAAGAAGGTGAAGAGGTTACTACGGAAACTGAACCAGAGGCTGGGAGCCAAAGCCCACAGGACCATGTGGCTACATCCGCATATGAATCTGCCCGTCATGTCGGAGGTAAGATCTGCGTGGATTTAAGGAAGTAACAGCACCATCTGTGTCCAAAAATGGAGTGTCTTGAAGTGTCATTTTCTCTTTATTGACAGGTCGCTGTTGTTAACTCCCAAAAGATGAACAAGGTAAATCAGCAGGATGCCATTTCAGTGCAAcagttctggaagtaaaaatcccattcttttttttttccttcgatAAACTGATATATAGCAATATCAACCCGACAGACCTACCGTAAGCTCAGAGGTTAAGGAATGTTATATGATTCTGTATACAGGCACAATCAATATGATTTTAacttaacatttaacaaaattgtttaatttggtaAGTTCCCAGTGAAGAACTACACTACTATAATCCTGACGAGACATCATCCAATCAGTGAAGtcgctgttaccatggaaacagaaATTTCAACCATCCAATCCCATGACGAGTTAGAAATAGGAATGCaaggatatatataaatatttctgatcAATATATGGCTTGGCCTATATATGTAATGTCCAATATAAAATTCAAGACTACTCAAGCCCCAATATATTTCCAATATTATCCGAtatggttaaaataaaaaatgtcaatttcaatttcaatcatcttagatttctatatattttatatgctgtATTTTGCAATACACCTCGAACATATGGTGTTCCATAGGCTATTAATAATTAAGAACTTATAGTTAACAGTTTTATATCATACCAGTTTCTGATTCATTAACACAATTCGTAAAGCTTCATGagattaattatttttctgtacCACTGtccctttttttcacattttccctTTTCTGCTTTGAACCAAATTTTAAAATCTAGATGCTAGTCTACTTGTGTTATGTTATACTTACATGTCTTTGTAATCTTTGTGAATAGCCTGAAATAATCACagttgttttctttccttttagaCCAAGTGAATGTTGAAGGAGAACAGGTGATTCATGAAACTCCAGCCTTCTCGTGTGTGTCACTGTTTTCTTATATGTTCTCATAAGAAAATACATGTAGACTCATAGCATTCACTACCAAACAGTATGTTATCCagatatattgtgatatttagATGCCCTCTCAAATGACTGTTAATCTATATGCCAAAGTATTCTTCTCTGAGACTTGTTAAAGGTTGTTTATAATCTCTGCAGCTATGTATAGTCTCTATAACTTATACAAGCTCTTCTATAGAGTCCAATAAGATGGTATCACTGTTCTCGATCAATTTATAGTGCAATTACAGATTATCTTGTGTATGTTAAAACAcaactaatttttatatataaaaataaatgaaaatagtgagtatggttttgtttgtattaaaaCAGACTAGTAACTTTCCCCCAGGGGTTTTCTTTGACAACATTAGCATATTCAAATATTGAGATATTAGATTAGACTTgtgtttcaaaaataattatattatgatgATAATTCTATAAATAATAAGTTTCCAGCATCTCTGCATCAGtgcaaaatatagtaaaaatcaCTGCACAACACAACATTATTTACTGACAATGTACATGtgcaatattcaaaatatttttctgtaattaataaaTCGCTATTATTTTTCCTATAATCCATTACACAGTACACACCACTAGAGGATGCTGTTTTGTTGATATGCTGTTGTTCGGCAACAGTGTGATGTGGTTTTTCAACAAGAGAACATTGTAAACTGAGTAATTTTATTCCTGAGACATTTATTCATCTTAACACCTTCCAGAAATAAAATTACCAAATAATTAAAGTCAAATAGATGCCCACACTAGACCATTAACACAAAAAGGCAAACTCCTAAACAATAAGTACAACAGTTCAGTACAAAATGGTACCATATAAATActcataaataagaaatattaaacaacattacACCATTTTCACATAGTCTGCATTTAAAAGCAATCTCTACTAAAAGTATATACTGTGAATCCAAACTTAAGAGAGAGGATTGTGAAGTAAATCCATTATCCTAATACTGATATGGGACCTTTGGAGACTGTAGATTCAAGTattgcatacaaacacacaggtgCAATACGGGCAGCACAATCTGAGGATATTTATAAAACTGGAAAACAGATcttaaaaagtacttaaaacaACCAGCAAAGCACAACACAATCTGGCTGGAGAACTAGAACACGCTAGAATAATCAGTCATATtccaccacaaaacaaaaatcttattcTTCATAAACCACTCTTCACCAAAACTTTACATCCTGCTGATGTGTGCTATCAAGAATTAATCCAAAGAAataatgttaaagggataatccaccccaaaatgaaaattttgtcattaatcacttacccccatgtcgttccaaacccataaaagctttgttcgtcttaaacacaatttaagatattttggatgaaaaactgTGAAGGCCAAAACtgtgaggcctgtgactgtcccatagactgcaaagtaaataacagtgtcaaggtccatgaaaggtatgaaagtcgtcatcagaatactccatctgccatcagacatgcaatctgggttatatgatgtgacgggaacactttttgtaagcaaagaaaacaaaaataatgactttattcaacaattcctttgtcagcagtctcctctgtctctctccatatcacagtatgctgcatatgctcttctgtttcatccgcatagaaacagcgcatccttgtggctcggatgatacagaagagcatacgcagcatacggtgatatggagagacacaaaggagactgttgacaaaggaattgttgaataaagtcgttatttttgtgaaaattttaattttggggtggagtatccctttaataaaagccattcttaaagggacagttcacccaaaaattacaattttgtcatcatttaccaaaCAATTGACGGTAACCATTGagttccatagtattttttttcataccatggaagtcaatggctagcACTGACTTCTGAttaaaaacattcttcagaatcagattatcttcttttgtgttcaacagaagacagaaactcattcaggcttggaacaagtggagggtgattaaatgatgacagaattttcatttttggatgaactgtccctttaagggagGAATTATACGTATGTACTTCACAGTCCATCATGAAACAGTAAGGCAAAAGCTAAATTCATCAAAAAACCTTTacgtaatataaataaatgattacagtATCATTCAATATCATATAAACATCTACAAAATTAACATCATCAACCTAGATAACGAAACCACAATAAGAACATCAAAGTAACTCAAAAATGTTCCCTTTATCTCTACATGTATCATCTATGAGTTTGGCATTGTGTGTATGAGGTAATACAGCATTAAGTAATAATGCAGGTTTAACGACATCAGCCGACTCTAAAACCATATTTATACTTTAAACAGTTTACAAAGATCTTGATGTTTTTAACAGTCTCAAATCAGCACTATAAAACTAGCATAGTGTTGTTTTAATTGGGTGCTACTGTGCCTTGGATGTGATTTGtctcaaagtaaataaaaatactggtGGATAAAACCACAAATCCAACCCGATCTCAcagcaaatacatattttacaaggtggctaattcatatgaattcatatgagcttgttcgtatgaatttgtacgttTTGTGAAAAATCTTACttattttatgaggtggcaaaTTTGTAGGAATTCATACAAATGACCACCGCTatccccgcccctaaacctacccctcacagaaaacacaaGTGAGGTCATACGAATTAGACACCtccataaaatacatacaaatttgtTGTGAAACATTTGTCGCATGTTCCAAAAAGtaaagccaaaacattttgatcgccatctggtggctggctgcagtataCAGGGTAGGTCATAAACTACACCCTCTCCAGGTAGACAAATGGGACGAAAGCCAAACTTAAAAATCAAATtacacttaaaattaatttttcccAGAGATGGTTTCCATCAGTTTAGGTAGTTCTTATCATGCTGATATAGACCAGTGTGGAGTAGATTTCACAGTTATGTCAACTGGAGCTGTGCGTGCATTGTGGTTGCAGAAAAACACTCATAACAAGTGGAGGAAAATGGGTAAAATCCATcgaataatagaaaaaaatttgttgttgtgcctttggatgtcagaattggaatgcaaatcatttttatagaaTACCGTTGTCAAACACTAAAGTAACTAATGTTTAAATGGACAGACTATGGAT
This DNA window, taken from Cyprinus carpio isolate SPL01 chromosome B11, ASM1834038v1, whole genome shotgun sequence, encodes the following:
- the LOC109054778 gene encoding C-C motif chemokine 21b-like, producing the protein MFLQTVSILFLSAVLFGCLEGKGVQMQRDVQCCMQYSYDKVRTKDVLRYEMQTEGPDCSIRAIILYTKKVVKCADPRDKKVKRLLRKLNQRLGAKAHRTMWLHPHMNLPVMSEVAVVNSQKMNKTK